In a single window of the Paenibacillus sp. MMS20-IR301 genome:
- the pulA gene encoding type I pullulanase has product MSVQKEMQEPIYYGDPAATSGISVFDRSFDELFSYDGNDLGLSYSPSGSAFCLWAPTAQEAELVLYPSWQEAPGRRVPMIRDVRGTWRVTVPGDLDGKFYTYRVRIGSLWNEAVDPYARAVGVNGDRGAILDLRKTDPVRWTADKPPLAEPVDAVIYELHLRDLSMHPASGITHRGQYLGLAESGTRGPGGIPTGLDHIAALGVTHVQLLPVYDYATESVDETRLDQPHYNWGYDPKNYNVPEGSYATDPYVPGLRITELKTMIQALHDRGLRVIMDVVYNHVYDGFRVNFTKLVPGYYLRYKEDGRLSNGSGCGNDTASQRAMMSRFIVESVLYWAEEYHLDGFRFDLMGLLDISTMTEIRRRLDQLDPSLLTIGEGWMMDTALAEDLRANQSHANELPGIGHFNDGYRDAIKGNIFLHDQKGFISGGIGFERNVKVGIAGGIYYSPGLGQYAQEPEQSVNYVECHDNHTLWDKLLLSAEGTTDEQRRAMHHLASAMLLTSQGIPFIHAGQEFLRTKHGLENSYKSPVEDNWLDWERCAEQAGSVDYMKRLIALRAEHPAFRLRTAEEIRDRLIFEEAPARAVAFTLRDHAGGDAAEHLYVLYNANPQGAVVELPLLGAWTVLFGGEQIGRLDSSILAAKGVGMVVLAVL; this is encoded by the coding sequence TTGTCTGTACAAAAGGAAATGCAGGAACCGATCTATTATGGTGATCCGGCGGCCACCAGCGGCATCTCGGTATTCGACCGGAGCTTTGATGAGCTGTTCAGCTATGACGGCAATGATCTCGGCTTAAGCTACTCGCCGTCCGGTTCAGCCTTCTGCCTGTGGGCACCTACTGCGCAGGAAGCGGAGCTCGTGCTCTATCCTTCCTGGCAGGAAGCACCGGGCCGGAGGGTTCCGATGATCCGCGATGTCCGGGGAACATGGAGAGTTACGGTTCCCGGCGATCTGGACGGAAAGTTCTATACGTACCGTGTACGGATTGGCAGTCTTTGGAATGAAGCCGTTGACCCGTATGCCCGTGCGGTCGGTGTGAATGGAGACAGAGGGGCCATTCTGGATTTACGTAAGACTGATCCTGTACGCTGGACAGCGGACAAACCGCCGTTGGCCGAGCCGGTAGATGCGGTTATCTATGAGCTTCATTTGCGTGATTTGTCCATGCATCCTGCGAGCGGTATTACTCATAGAGGACAATATCTGGGGCTTGCCGAGAGCGGTACGCGCGGTCCCGGAGGAATTCCGACCGGGCTGGATCATATTGCTGCGCTTGGTGTAACTCATGTCCAGCTGCTGCCTGTATACGATTATGCTACGGAGAGCGTGGATGAGACACGGCTGGATCAGCCGCACTATAACTGGGGCTATGACCCGAAGAACTATAATGTTCCCGAAGGATCTTATGCTACAGACCCTTACGTGCCGGGCCTGCGTATCACTGAGCTGAAAACCATGATTCAAGCGCTGCATGACCGCGGCCTGCGTGTAATTATGGATGTGGTATACAATCATGTCTATGACGGGTTCCGGGTGAATTTCACCAAGCTGGTTCCCGGATATTATCTGCGGTACAAAGAGGACGGCCGTCTCTCTAACGGCTCCGGCTGCGGTAACGACACTGCTTCGCAGCGGGCGATGATGTCCCGGTTCATTGTAGAGTCGGTGCTCTACTGGGCGGAGGAATATCATCTCGACGGCTTCCGCTTCGATCTGATGGGCCTGCTGGATATCAGTACGATGACCGAAATCCGCCGCCGTCTGGATCAGCTTGATCCTTCACTCCTGACAATAGGGGAAGGCTGGATGATGGATACGGCACTGGCTGAGGATCTCCGGGCGAATCAGAGTCATGCCAATGAGCTGCCGGGCATCGGCCATTTCAATGACGGGTACCGTGATGCCATTAAAGGGAATATCTTTCTGCATGACCAGAAGGGCTTTATCAGCGGCGGCATCGGCTTTGAACGGAATGTAAAGGTTGGAATTGCCGGAGGAATCTATTACAGTCCGGGCCTGGGACAGTATGCACAGGAGCCGGAGCAAAGTGTCAACTATGTAGAATGCCATGACAACCATACATTATGGGATAAGCTGCTGCTGTCGGCTGAAGGGACAACAGATGAACAGCGCCGGGCTATGCACCACCTGGCATCGGCGATGCTTCTGACCAGCCAGGGAATTCCTTTCATTCATGCCGGGCAGGAGTTCCTGCGCACCAAGCACGGACTTGAGAACAGCTATAAGTCACCAGTCGAAGACAACTGGCTGGACTGGGAGCGCTGTGCGGAGCAGGCTGGTTCCGTAGATTATATGAAGCGGCTGATAGCACTGAGGGCGGAACATCCGGCTTTCCGGCTGAGAACCGCTGAGGAGATCCGCGACAGGCTGATCTTTGAGGAGGCTCCTGCCCGCGCGGTGGCCTTCACTCTCCGGGACCATGCCGGCGGAGATGCTGCAGAGCACTTGTATGTTCTATACAATGCCAATCCGCAAGGCGCGGTTGTTGAACTGCCGCTGCTGGGGGCATGGACGGTGCTCTTCGGCGGAGAGCAGATAGGGCGGCTGGACAGCAGTATTTTGGCAGCTAAAGGGGTAGGGATGGTAGTGTTGGCAGTTCTGTAA
- a CDS encoding PAS domain S-box protein translates to MGNLAKNDSILDQAFLMSPAGIAVLSPEGNNWVKVNPAFCNLLSCSEAEFLAGALFGAGRTSQDEHNGLTLHTIMEELLLLKGQPLLKEQRFAGSGGYPFWLSLTFVPAEAGQENSIIIVYAQDVTDRKIADQLTVDSRDLYNLFIKDDQSMISFSQPDGTLSFISPSSLPLIGYLPEEMIGRNRADFYHPGDIEGISSSSGLLRKIAYSRRLRHKEGHYLWFEMSFHEIRDEDGDITRIMGIGRNVTGRKLNEEALASAQRVAKIGSWSWDLIKGKLAFSEELRRILQNAVGANNVEYDAFLSLVHPEDLPLLQAAVKRAVGKGESGDTAYRLILPQGDIVAVHIQWDVNFGPEGRPVQLIGMMQDTTERMKMEQLLRDSERNFRLMSENSLDLISRHAVKDSLFLYCSPASRSLLGYAPEEMIGTSAYHYLHPDDLKMMRQVMEESELSGFIPPVAYRYRHKNGHYIWFETNSRYIFDEQGRVVEIIAVGRNITERKEFESKLQESEQRYKSLFEYNPSAVYSMSLQGDYLTANANLEKLSGYSLEELLGHHYGPLVAEKDAAKTLHHFSLASQGKPQSYDLTLIHKDGHPVEVNTTNIPIIVDKRVVGVYGISRDITEYRRHTEQIEKLSNDYTLILNAVSEGIFGLDIEGRVTFINPAGAQMLGFQYDEISGHPYLDHLQQTALDGIHYRPGESPLMQAVRAGRSQRNKDAVLWRKDGSSFLAEYQVTPLLDKGERKGAVVVFRDITDEKEIIRAKELAEKADQAKSEFLAIMSHELRTPMNGIMGMTDLLAETELDEEQRGYAEIIKDSSTALLYILNEILDFSKIEAGKMTLMNEPVSLGELLESVTELFRPKAWEKNIGLSCERAADVPEQIMGDAARLRQVLVNLVSNAVKFTAAGQVIISLDTEYCRDRRKLTLKFSVKDTGIGIPPEKQPLLFQSFSQLHPSINRLYGGTGLGLAICKRLVELMGGAIAVESVEGEGSEFYFTLPIDIDTDPEGSREEPAASAGVRPLPDRPADQGQPGEIGQVLRLCRRRVSS, encoded by the coding sequence ATGGGGAACTTGGCAAAGAATGACAGTATTCTGGATCAGGCATTCCTGATGTCTCCGGCGGGGATAGCCGTGCTTTCGCCTGAAGGGAACAACTGGGTTAAGGTTAACCCTGCTTTTTGCAATCTGCTTAGCTGCAGCGAAGCTGAATTTCTTGCAGGCGCCTTATTCGGGGCAGGCCGTACCAGCCAGGACGAACACAATGGCCTTACTTTACACACAATCATGGAGGAGCTCTTACTCTTGAAGGGGCAGCCGCTTCTGAAGGAGCAGCGGTTTGCAGGCAGCGGCGGATATCCGTTCTGGCTGTCCCTTACCTTTGTTCCGGCTGAAGCAGGGCAAGAGAATTCTATTATTATTGTATATGCACAGGATGTTACTGACCGCAAAATTGCGGACCAGCTGACTGTAGACAGCCGTGATTTGTACAATTTATTTATAAAAGATGACCAGAGCATGATCTCCTTCTCCCAGCCGGACGGGACACTCAGCTTTATTTCCCCCTCCTCGCTGCCGCTTATCGGTTATCTTCCTGAGGAGATGATCGGAAGAAACCGGGCGGATTTCTACCATCCGGGTGATATTGAAGGAATCAGCAGCTCAAGCGGCCTGCTCAGGAAGATTGCGTACAGCCGGCGGCTGCGCCACAAGGAAGGGCATTATCTCTGGTTTGAGATGTCTTTCCATGAGATTCGTGACGAAGACGGTGACATTACCCGGATTATGGGCATCGGGCGTAATGTAACCGGGCGCAAGCTGAATGAGGAAGCACTGGCTTCAGCACAGCGGGTGGCTAAGATAGGCTCATGGAGCTGGGATTTAATTAAAGGCAAGCTGGCCTTCTCGGAAGAGCTGCGGCGCATCCTGCAAAATGCCGTCGGGGCAAATAATGTGGAATATGATGCATTCCTGTCGCTTGTCCACCCTGAGGATCTGCCGCTGCTGCAGGCTGCTGTGAAACGTGCCGTAGGCAAAGGCGAGTCCGGCGATACTGCTTACCGGCTGATCTTGCCGCAAGGGGATATCGTCGCAGTGCATATCCAGTGGGATGTAAACTTCGGACCCGAAGGCCGGCCGGTGCAGCTGATCGGGATGATGCAGGATACCACTGAGCGGATGAAAATGGAACAGCTGCTGCGGGACAGTGAGCGCAACTTCAGGCTGATGTCGGAGAATTCACTCGATCTGATATCCCGTCATGCCGTTAAAGACAGCCTCTTCCTGTACTGCTCACCGGCCAGCCGCTCTCTGCTCGGGTATGCGCCGGAGGAGATGATCGGTACCAGCGCCTACCACTATCTGCATCCTGATGATCTGAAGATGATGAGGCAAGTCATGGAAGAAAGCGAGCTCTCCGGGTTTATTCCGCCGGTCGCCTACCGCTACCGCCACAAGAATGGGCACTACATCTGGTTTGAAACGAACAGCCGTTATATTTTTGACGAGCAGGGCCGGGTGGTTGAGATTATAGCGGTCGGCCGGAACATCACCGAGCGCAAAGAGTTCGAATCGAAGCTGCAGGAGAGTGAGCAGCGCTACAAATCGTTATTTGAATACAACCCTTCAGCCGTTTATTCCATGAGCTTGCAGGGTGATTATCTGACGGCCAATGCGAACCTGGAGAAGCTGAGCGGGTATTCACTGGAAGAGCTGCTGGGCCACCATTACGGACCGCTGGTCGCAGAGAAGGATGCTGCGAAGACGCTCCATCATTTTAGCCTGGCCAGTCAAGGTAAGCCGCAGAGCTATGATCTGACGCTGATTCATAAAGACGGTCATCCGGTGGAGGTGAACACCACTAATATTCCTATCATAGTGGACAAGCGGGTGGTAGGGGTATACGGAATCTCCCGTGATATTACGGAATATAGGCGGCATACCGAGCAGATAGAGAAGCTGAGCAATGATTACACGCTGATTTTGAATGCAGTCTCCGAAGGTATCTTCGGCCTCGATATCGAGGGCAGGGTGACCTTCATTAATCCGGCCGGTGCACAGATGCTGGGCTTCCAATATGATGAAATCTCCGGCCATCCTTATCTGGACCATCTGCAGCAGACCGCGCTTGACGGCATCCATTACCGTCCGGGAGAATCACCGCTGATGCAGGCCGTCCGGGCCGGGAGATCCCAGCGGAACAAGGATGCTGTGTTGTGGCGCAAGGACGGTTCCAGCTTCCTGGCGGAGTACCAGGTAACCCCGTTACTGGATAAGGGCGAGCGCAAGGGGGCAGTCGTTGTTTTTCGTGATATTACAGATGAGAAGGAGATTATCCGGGCGAAGGAGCTGGCTGAGAAGGCAGATCAGGCCAAATCAGAGTTTCTTGCCATTATGAGCCACGAGCTGCGGACGCCGATGAACGGAATCATGGGCATGACCGATCTGCTGGCTGAGACAGAGCTGGATGAGGAGCAGCGGGGATATGCCGAGATTATCAAGGACAGCAGTACCGCGCTGTTATATATTCTGAATGAAATTCTGGATTTCAGTAAGATTGAAGCCGGAAAAATGACCCTGATGAACGAGCCTGTCAGCCTCGGGGAGCTGCTGGAAAGTGTGACGGAGCTGTTCAGGCCCAAAGCCTGGGAGAAAAATATCGGGCTGTCCTGTGAGAGGGCTGCGGATGTGCCTGAGCAGATTATGGGGGATGCCGCCCGTCTGCGGCAGGTGCTGGTCAATCTTGTCAGCAACGCGGTCAAATTCACCGCGGCCGGGCAGGTCATCATCTCACTGGATACGGAATATTGCCGGGACCGCAGGAAGCTGACGCTGAAATTCAGCGTCAAGGATACGGGGATCGGCATCCCGCCGGAGAAGCAGCCGCTGCTGTTCCAGTCCTTCTCCCAGCTGCATCCGTCCATTAACCGTCTTTATGGCGGTACCGGCCTTGGTCTTGCAATCTGCAAACGGCTGGTAGAGCTGATGGGCGGAGCCATTGCCGTAGAGAGTGTGGAAGGGGAAGGCTCGGAGTTCTATTTCACCCTGCCCATCGATATCGACACGGACCCTGAGGGCAGCCGGGAGGAACCGGCTGCTTCCGCCGGGGTCCGGCCGTTGCCGGACCGTCCGGCAGATCAGGGACAGCCTGGAGAGATTGGACAGGTGCTGCGCCTGTGCCGGCGGAGAGTATCCTCGTGA
- a CDS encoding P-II family nitrogen regulator: MLMIKAIVRPEKADEVMSELLLAGFPSISKMDLLGRGKQKGIQVGTNHYNQISKKLLMIVVQDDEKEDVISIIMRTARTGEHGSFGDGKIFILPVQEAYTISNGKNQL; this comes from the coding sequence ATGTTAATGATCAAAGCCATCGTAAGACCTGAGAAAGCAGACGAAGTCATGTCCGAGCTGCTGCTTGCCGGCTTCCCCTCCATCAGCAAGATGGATCTGCTCGGCCGCGGCAAACAAAAAGGGATTCAGGTCGGAACCAATCATTATAATCAAATCTCCAAGAAGCTGCTGATGATAGTAGTCCAGGACGACGAGAAGGAGGATGTCATCAGCATTATTATGCGCACGGCCAGAACAGGCGAACATGGCTCATTCGGTGACGGTAAAATTTTCATCCTGCCTGTACAAGAGGCCTACACAATCAGCAACGGCAAAAACCAGCTGTAG
- a CDS encoding helix-turn-helix domain-containing protein: MKTNAEELLLTMVVKAQAGDREALQQILNRFKPFIQRVACTASVNERDDLEQDLTEMLIKKIMNYPLNSAPDYSSFCGMLYKDT; this comes from the coding sequence ATGAAAACAAACGCGGAAGAACTACTGTTGACTATGGTTGTAAAGGCACAGGCCGGGGACCGGGAAGCCCTGCAGCAAATCCTTAACCGTTTCAAGCCGTTTATCCAGAGGGTCGCCTGTACAGCCTCCGTGAATGAGCGGGATGATCTGGAGCAGGACCTCACTGAAATGTTAATAAAAAAGATTATGAATTACCCGTTAAACTCTGCTCCGGATTACTCTTCCTTCTGCGGTATGCTGTATAAAGATACGTAG
- a CDS encoding glycosyltransferase family 4 protein — protein MRICIIAPEQFPVPGDGSVEICIWNIARRLARRHQVTIISRSTSGLPATDEAEQVRIIRLPSGTPLRYRDSVLSYLGAAEPFDIIQVDNRPLLLAAVKRQHPATPVLLFLHSLTFVPPGSRIAASLALADAVAANSRSLQQRLARRFPGLHSRLRVVPLGADLSRFVPVQPQEKARLRAKYGLAPDFTVLFVGRVIPRKGVPVLIRAMHRLNRQMPARLLIAGGGKPPYIRRLKLLARRLGVRVSFLGSIPHEDIHSLYQSADCFICPSQRHESFGLVNVEAMATGLPVIASSNGGIREIITSGQNGYLVKQYRSPVPFARRMLQIGRSPSLAARIGLQGRTDALQMFEWQHTAELLENLYLKLAPQ, from the coding sequence ATGCGCATCTGCATCATTGCCCCGGAGCAGTTCCCGGTTCCCGGGGACGGTTCTGTGGAAATCTGCATCTGGAATATCGCCCGCCGGCTGGCCCGGAGGCACCAGGTTACCATAATAAGCCGGAGTACATCCGGACTTCCTGCTACGGACGAAGCGGAGCAAGTCAGAATCATCCGGCTGCCGTCCGGAACGCCGCTGCGGTACCGCGACTCCGTTCTAAGCTACCTTGGAGCGGCAGAGCCGTTTGATATTATCCAGGTCGATAACCGGCCGCTGCTGCTGGCCGCTGTCAAGCGGCAGCACCCGGCAACCCCTGTGCTGCTATTCCTTCATTCCCTGACTTTTGTGCCGCCGGGGTCCAGGATTGCCGCCAGCCTTGCCCTGGCAGATGCGGTTGCGGCCAATAGCCGCTCCCTGCAGCAGCGGCTGGCACGGCGGTTCCCCGGACTCCACAGCAGGCTCCGCGTCGTGCCGCTGGGCGCGGACCTGTCGCGCTTCGTCCCGGTGCAGCCGCAGGAGAAAGCCCGCCTGCGCGCGAAGTACGGCCTTGCTCCAGACTTCACGGTCCTCTTCGTGGGCCGGGTCATTCCGCGCAAGGGTGTACCCGTGCTCATCCGGGCGATGCACCGGCTGAACCGGCAAATGCCCGCCCGGCTGCTGATTGCGGGCGGGGGGAAGCCGCCTTATATACGGCGGCTGAAATTGCTCGCCCGCCGGCTGGGCGTGCGCGTATCCTTCCTCGGCAGTATTCCGCACGAGGATATTCACAGCCTGTACCAGAGTGCCGACTGCTTCATTTGTCCCTCCCAGCGGCATGAATCCTTCGGCCTCGTGAACGTCGAGGCCATGGCGACCGGACTGCCCGTCATCGCCTCCAGCAACGGCGGCATCCGGGAGATTATCACCTCCGGCCAGAACGGCTACCTGGTGAAGCAGTACCGCAGCCCGGTTCCGTTCGCGAGACGTATGCTGCAGATCGGCCGCAGCCCCTCACTTGCAGCCAGGATCGGCCTGCAGGGCCGGACTGATGCGCTGCAGATGTTCGAATGGCAGCATACGGCAGAGCTGCTGGAGAACCTTTATCTGAAGCTGGCACCGCAATGA
- a CDS encoding C39 family peptidase has protein sequence MSRDRFSRVLKAEPYTQWEAGVEASSSACGPATMAALMEYWHTRKGRLFIRGNSHFDSKAAHINYIYTHHGGTPWGMSVGGFIRGLRAYIREAAPRGADKSGLLAVSSFNDAGRYRSEIDAGRPVALKFDKWFSFRWRGKYVFDYHWVLGIGYEDNRDGTLMLIVHDNGIRHKGRGYTPGRERRIPYAPNQPILTMVAVHIAQLPEPGTR, from the coding sequence GTGAGCCGGGACCGGTTCAGCCGGGTGCTGAAGGCGGAGCCTTATACACAGTGGGAGGCAGGGGTAGAGGCTTCCTCTTCTGCCTGCGGTCCGGCGACAATGGCGGCATTAATGGAATATTGGCATACGCGGAAGGGAAGGCTGTTTATCCGGGGGAACAGTCACTTTGATTCCAAGGCGGCGCATATTAACTACATATATACCCATCATGGGGGGACGCCCTGGGGGATGAGTGTCGGCGGCTTCATCCGGGGCCTGCGGGCCTACATCCGCGAGGCTGCCCCGCGCGGAGCAGACAAGTCCGGGCTGCTTGCGGTATCCTCATTTAATGATGCCGGGCGTTACCGGTCGGAGATTGATGCGGGGCGCCCCGTAGCGCTCAAATTTGATAAATGGTTCAGCTTCCGCTGGCGGGGGAAATATGTGTTTGATTATCATTGGGTACTGGGCATCGGTTATGAGGATAATCGTGACGGAACACTCATGCTGATCGTCCACGACAACGGAATCCGCCATAAAGGCCGCGGATATACACCGGGCAGGGAACGGAGAATTCCCTATGCACCGAATCAGCCTATTCTGACGATGGTGGCTGTTCATATTGCACAGCTGCCGGAGCCGGGAACCAGGTGA
- a CDS encoding sigma factor-like helix-turn-helix DNA-binding protein, with translation MHSIANEKPLKLFQEYKQNHPILFKDKIIQSFFDSEIHRKLLERGLKGSSQAGRQLEAAFRGYYFEFRFTSFIDSIIKFHAIGRMRQNHKYRKRNLLIFDQSGSEEGEQTLGDILISRQHTLPEEDFNTCSPDFIHSINNDKLAESYAALTSRQQTIIKLRYGLCYRDREIAEMLDISPQAVGNNRNKALRNLRTRLHAQ, from the coding sequence ATGCATTCCATAGCAAATGAAAAACCGCTAAAGCTATTTCAAGAATATAAACAGAATCATCCTATATTATTTAAGGACAAAATCATTCAGTCTTTTTTCGATTCAGAAATCCACCGGAAGCTACTAGAGCGAGGCCTGAAGGGCAGTTCGCAAGCCGGCAGACAGCTTGAAGCAGCATTCAGAGGCTATTATTTTGAATTCCGTTTCACCAGTTTTATAGACTCTATTATAAAATTTCATGCTATAGGCCGGATGCGCCAAAATCACAAATACAGAAAGCGTAATCTGCTGATTTTTGATCAGTCCGGTTCTGAGGAGGGGGAACAAACTTTAGGAGATATTTTAATAAGCAGACAGCACACTTTACCCGAAGAAGACTTCAACACCTGCTCACCGGACTTCATCCATTCCATTAACAACGACAAATTAGCAGAATCATACGCAGCCCTTACCTCCCGCCAGCAAACCATAATTAAGCTTCGTTACGGCCTCTGTTACCGGGACCGTGAGATTGCAGAGATGCTTGACATTAGTCCCCAGGCTGTCGGCAATAACCGCAATAAAGCGTTAAGGAATCTCCGCACCAGGTTGCATGCCCAATGA